The Edaphobacter flagellatus sequence ACGTTCAAATGAACCTTCTTACTCGACTGCGCTTTGCGAATGAGCATCTGGCCAGGCGGCACAAGCCCGGCGATTAGCTCCAGTTCGGTATCGTTCAAATGGAATGCATCCCGATAGAGGTCACGGTTCATCTCCGGGTTGGCGAGAAATATCTTGGTCGGGCAGCTCTCCGACACAATCTGCAGCATCCCGGATTCCTCAAGCTCCTTGAGGGATTGTGTTGCCAGCACCATCGCGGCATTGTGCTTTCGCCACGTCTTCTGCGCCTGCACGATATAGCTGCGGATGGTCTCGTTCTTGATGAACAGCCACGCCTCATCCAACAGAAAGAGCTTGAAGGTGGCGAGCTTTTTGGGATCGCTTATCTCATTGGAAGCACGGTGCAGGACGTAGAACAGCAACGGCTCTAATGCCTCCGGCGCATCGCCCCATCCTGCGAAGTTGAACGTCTGGAAGCGCGAGAAAGAAAGCGTGTCTTCGGGATTGTCGAAGACAAAGCCGTACTGACCCGCCTTCGTCCAACGATGCAGGCGTTCCTTCAACTCTCCAACGATGTTCGCGAAGTTTGAGAGGGTGCGCTGTTCCGGCTCCAGCACGTAGGTGCGCTCGACAGCCTCCCACAGCTTGCGCTCCTCTTTGAAGTCCAGTCGATAGTGCCCGTCGGAACCTTCTATCAGTACACGGAAGAGTGAGAAGAGGAATTGCAAGTTTTCTTTCGTCGGCGGGAGCGAGAATGGATTGATGGTGAAGTCGCGCGACTCCTGGCCTACATTCAGGTATGTGCCACCGAAGATGTTTGTCAGCGATTCAAAGCTGCCGCCGATGTCGAAAATGTACGTCTGCGGCTGGTACTTCTGGGCATTCTGAAGGATGAACGAAGCCAGGTAGGACTTACCTGATCCTGTCATTCCGAGGATCAGCGTATGCGCGACTTCGCCGTTGTGGAGATTCAGGAAGTAGGGCGTGCTGTTGTCCGTCTCCAGCACAGCCAGATATTCTGCGTTCAAATGAGCGTTGTGCTTTTCTCCGGGTAGGATCGTAAACAGAAAGCTCAAATCGGCGTAGTTGGAATTGAGCAGGTATAGGCGACGGAGATTCACTGCATAGTTGCCGGGGATCGTGGAGAAGTAGGCGTTGAGTTGGTTGTACGTCTCGTTGAAGAGTGAGCCGTCAGCCGCCGTGAATACTCGCTGAAACTCTCCTGCAAGCTGGTCTAGTTCGGACAGAGATTGTGCGTGCAGCACAATGGAGAGCGAGAAGTCTCCGAGCGATTGCCCCTCACCGAGTACACGCAAGCAATCCCCAAGGTTCTCGATGTCGGCCTGCTTCGACTCATCCACCAACACGTCACGCGGGTTGGTCTTCGTCGCGTCGTTGCCGAGCTGCGACACAAAGCCTGTCTTCGAGATGTTGAAGTGGCGGCGGCGCTTGGCAACTTCCTTGCGGGCCTTGTCCTGGGGCAGCGGAATCCACTCCGTGCAAACCGTGAAGCTGGTCGGGATCTTCAGCAACTCATCCAGTACCAACGGTTTCGTCTCGATGATGCTTTCTTTCATCGTAAGGACTCGAACAAGATGCTGGCCGACCCGCAAGTGGTCGCGCTCTGCCTCGATGTCGGAGTTCGCCACCTGATAGTCAAGGAACTGTGTGCTCTGTGGACGGCCCTCGATGCGCGGCGCGTCGTAGTTGAGCAAGCGACGAAAGAATGTGAACTGGTCTTCCTTGCCTAGCACGGCAATCTGCACGAAGTCCGCAAGTTGGTGGCTGAATGCATCGACACGCTGCTCCAGACGGCCAAGGCACGACTCAATCTGAGAGCGCAGCAAGGTCTTCATCTTCGCCTGGCTGAACTGGCCGCCGAGTTCGTTCCATGCTCCGGCTGGGTCAGAGAAGAGCATGGCAAGCGCGGGGCCGATGCCGCGCTTTGAGCGTGAGCCTTCGAGCAAGATGACGTAATAAATCTCGACTTGATAGAGAGAGTCCTGCTTCGCGGCAAAGAACGTGCGGCGCTGGTCGATGGCGGCTTCCACAACTGGATCGTCGTAGTGCGCAAACGGAATCTCCGGCCTGCTGGTCTTGACGAGGTACTGATAGATATGGAAGCCATGCCCGAAGGACTTCAGGGCCGCCTCCAGACGCTTGACGGCGTAATCCTGATCATCATGGTCAAGACTCTCGTAGTCGACACCCTGGACTCGCAACACCACTCCCAGGTCGCCGGACTTGGTGAGGAATGTCCGTTCGTTCCAGAAGCCATACAGGTTGATGTGGTCATTCAGCGCTGCGGCTTCCTTCCACGGCTTTAGCACTTGATCAAGACGGAACATCAGCGGACCTCCACGCGGGGAACACTCTGCTTGTGCGCGTCGTAGCGCGGCTTGTACCGCTCAGAACGCGCGAGGATGCGGAGAAAGGCTGGGTCAGCGTTGGTGACCCACGAACCGAAGGCGTAGCCTCCGACGAACACGAGCGCTCCGGCAAGCAACGAATTGAAGAGATTGAAGACGCCCACAGCAGCTACGCAGATGAAGAAGAAGAGCGAACGCTCCACGCCCAGGTAAGTGAGAGGCTTATGCAGGCTCTTGAAGACCCGATTGCGACGTTGATTGGTTCTGGCGGATTCCGGCATAAGCCCTCCTTTCTGAAAGAACGCAATGTGGTTGCGGGAGCGAGTTGTTTATGCACCCCAGAGCCAGGACAGGACGTTGGTAGCGAGCACCGCGATCCCTGTACCGGCAGCGACGCCAGCGAGGGTCTTCTTTGCGCCCGGTTCACCGTGAGCAAATTGATATCCGCCGATCACGATGGCGATAAGGCTTGCCACCTTGGCGATCGTGCCGGTGAATAGGTTTTGAAGCGAGGTCATGCCGCTGTCAAACGGGGAGCCCGATTGAGCGTGCGCGGCGAGGGGAAGGACAAGAATCAGTCCGAGCAACACAGCGGATGGTCGCAACCATCTTTGCAGTGTGAAGACTGTTCGCTGGGGAACGACGACACGGATACGGCGGGACATCGGCACCTCCTGCGACTGGAATCAGTCGGGATATGCCGTGACGTTAGGCGCGTCGTTGCCGCTCGTCCAATGGTTTGTAGAGATGGCTCAGCCATCTATCAAAGTGATATCTGACGCCTGTCAACCATTCTTCAGTGCGGCGTCTTCTTCCTCAAATAAGCCGGGGTCATCTTTGATCGATTGTGGAGGTTTGCGGCGAACCTCTGCATCTGCGTCAGGATAGCGGCGTGCAAGGTCGCGCAGCAGGAGCGAAATCGCTCCGTGCGCGTCGGTTTGTCTGTAGATGATTGCGGAATCAATGGTCCAATTAACCCCCTTGATTGGCCGGGTCGTTAGCGACTCGTGCAACACCTCATGCTCACGAATAAGAGCAATGCACATCTGTTGTTCGACCATCCATTGAATCTGTTCCAGATTGAAGGTCGGGCTGAAAGTGCGGGGCTTGATGCCTTGCTCAGAGAGCATCTCCAGTAGCCGTGCGTGAGCTGTTGGGTGATGGTGGGCATCGCTAAAGATGCCGAGTTTCCCATCAAGGTCTGCTGTATCCAACTCTTCTTTGCTCGCGAGTGGATCGTCCCTACGCAGACAGACGACCATGCGTTCGTGGAAAAGCGCCTGGGAGCGCAGCTTGTCGATACTGAATGGGAGAGTAATGAGAGCAGCGTCCAGTTCACTCGCTTCGAGGCGCTTGAGAAGGGCGTCGGTGTCGTCGCCTTCGAGCTTCACAACGCCCTTGGGAAACATCTCTCGATATGCCTGGGAAACTGTCTGTAGAACAGCATGCTCAACGAACTGCGAGAAGCCCAGACGAAAGGGCTTCGTTTCGGCATCTTGTACCGCCTGCAGCGAGTTGATCGTTTCCTCCCGAAGCTCAAGAAGCTGCTTAGCTCTGATGTAAAGGGATTGCCCTGCGGACGTGAGTTGAACGCCGTTACGGACCCGGAGGAAGAGCTTCACGTGAAAGAGATCTTCGATGTCGCTGATCTGCTTACTGAGGTTGGATTGGACTACGTTCAGTCGCTCGGCGGCCCGCGTCATGTTCAGCTCTTCGGCGACGGCCACAATGTATCTAAGATGGCGAAATTCCAGGTAATCGTAGATGCTCATCGGCACACCCCGAAACTCTGCGGAGGAAGTGTGTTGCGTGAGTTTTCTCTGGGTATTTAACCCCAGATCAAACAGGTATTACTTAATGACTCAAAATAGGCAACAAAAGTTGCTTAGGAGTGAGCAACCATTCCCGTTTGTGGAATTCTGCCATCTGTCCGAGTGATAGCTCAGCCATCTCTACAAACCATTGGACGAAAAAGTTTCTTCGGGACATCCTCTCTTCAGGAGAACCCGGATGCAGCCCAACCTCATTGAACAACTCGAAGCGAGACAGGGCGCGATGCGCGTTCACGACGTCGCTGCCTTTCTTGGAGAGGCGATCGACGAAAAGAGCATCTACCGTATGGCGGCCCGTGGACAGATGCCAAGCTTCAGAATCGGGGGAGCGATTTGTTTTGATCCTCAAGAACTAGCGAAGTGGTTGCGTGACCGATATGGAGTGAGCCTTCCACCGGCAAAAAAGCGTCCGTCGTCGCATCGAACACATGCTGTGTCGCGGAGTATGACAGCGGCGTGAGTCGGTGCGGCTCAATCTCTCTTTAGGCATGGCAGTAGAAAAGGCTGACCCGATGGGTCAGCCTCTTAAGTTTCAGGTGAGGCTTTATCGCTTTGCAGCCAACGCCGGTTGATTGGACTCGAAGCTGATGCGCAGCCGCGAGCGGGTCGCACGAGCGAACCGCTCCAGCGTGCGCGTAGACGGCAACACCTTGCCGCTCTCAAGCCGCGCAACAACAGCTTGCGTCGTACCCATCGCTGCCGCAACTTCCTCTTGAGTCATATCAGCCTTGCTCCGTGCCTCGATCAACGCGGAGGCAAGAGCGAACTCATTCTCCAGTGCATCGTATGCAGCAACAAACGATGGGTCCTTCTTCCACTCCCGGAACGATTCTTCCGCCGGAATAAACTTGCGCTTCATTCGACCTCCTTCGCCCGCCTGAGGGCTAGTTCCAATTCTCGTCGAGGCGTCTTCTGTGTCTTCTTTACGAAGACATGCACCACCACGATTCGTTTCCCAACTGCAGTGACATAACAGGCCCGTGCGATGCCACTCTTGCCCTTCATCCGCATCTCCCACAACGGGCCTTCGAGATGCTTCACATACGGTTCCCGAACCCGCTCCAGCCCGTGTGCCTGGATCAACTCCACGATCCGCTGAAAACTTGCCCGGATGTCCAAGGGAAGCGCATCGAGAGATGCCTTCACCCCTTCATCAAGGAACTCGACCAACCAGCTCGCCATAGCCATTATACCTTTTTTGCAATAATTTCGATGCCCGCGTTTAGCCTGCTTCCAACAACAAAGAACCGCCCCGGAGGGCGGCTGCTAAGGATTTACGCCACTAGCCCGGCCAGTTCGCCGTTGTTGACCTTGTGCGCCGCATCCTTCGACCGGATGCCTTTGAGATAGACCATGGTGGACTTGATATCGCGGTGTCCCATCCACGCCTGCACGGTTCGGATGTCTACGCCATCGCGAAGATGGTTGGTCGCAAAGGTGTGCCGGAACTTGTGCAGGAAGAAGTTCATGCAGTATGGCCCCTCGGCGCACTTGTTGCCATGCTCCGTCACGCAATGGCC is a genomic window containing:
- a CDS encoding VirB4 family type IV secretion system protein is translated as MFRLDQVLKPWKEAAALNDHINLYGFWNERTFLTKSGDLGVVLRVQGVDYESLDHDDQDYAVKRLEAALKSFGHGFHIYQYLVKTSRPEIPFAHYDDPVVEAAIDQRRTFFAAKQDSLYQVEIYYVILLEGSRSKRGIGPALAMLFSDPAGAWNELGGQFSQAKMKTLLRSQIESCLGRLEQRVDAFSHQLADFVQIAVLGKEDQFTFFRRLLNYDAPRIEGRPQSTQFLDYQVANSDIEAERDHLRVGQHLVRVLTMKESIIETKPLVLDELLKIPTSFTVCTEWIPLPQDKARKEVAKRRRHFNISKTGFVSQLGNDATKTNPRDVLVDESKQADIENLGDCLRVLGEGQSLGDFSLSIVLHAQSLSELDQLAGEFQRVFTAADGSLFNETYNQLNAYFSTIPGNYAVNLRRLYLLNSNYADLSFLFTILPGEKHNAHLNAEYLAVLETDNSTPYFLNLHNGEVAHTLILGMTGSGKSYLASFILQNAQKYQPQTYIFDIGGSFESLTNIFGGTYLNVGQESRDFTINPFSLPPTKENLQFLFSLFRVLIEGSDGHYRLDFKEERKLWEAVERTYVLEPEQRTLSNFANIVGELKERLHRWTKAGQYGFVFDNPEDTLSFSRFQTFNFAGWGDAPEALEPLLFYVLHRASNEISDPKKLATFKLFLLDEAWLFIKNETIRSYIVQAQKTWRKHNAAMVLATQSLKELEESGMLQIVSESCPTKIFLANPEMNRDLYRDAFHLNDTELELIAGLVPPGQMLIRKAQSSKKVHLNVDSVSHWTATNNARDNLVKRDYFARFGIAEGLRRLAQDHPFRPRTLAVTSTR
- a CDS encoding VirB3 family type IV secretion system protein is translated as MPESARTNQRRNRVFKSLHKPLTYLGVERSLFFFICVAAVGVFNLFNSLLAGALVFVGGYAFGSWVTNADPAFLRILARSERYKPRYDAHKQSVPRVEVR
- a CDS encoding TrbC/VirB2 family protein, whose product is MSRRIRVVVPQRTVFTLQRWLRPSAVLLGLILVLPLAAHAQSGSPFDSGMTSLQNLFTGTIAKVASLIAIVIGGYQFAHGEPGAKKTLAGVAAGTGIAVLATNVLSWLWGA
- a CDS encoding LysR family transcriptional regulator — translated: MSIYDYLEFRHLRYIVAVAEELNMTRAAERLNVVQSNLSKQISDIEDLFHVKLFLRVRNGVQLTSAGQSLYIRAKQLLELREETINSLQAVQDAETKPFRLGFSQFVEHAVLQTVSQAYREMFPKGVVKLEGDDTDALLKRLEASELDAALITLPFSIDKLRSQALFHERMVVCLRRDDPLASKEELDTADLDGKLGIFSDAHHHPTAHARLLEMLSEQGIKPRTFSPTFNLEQIQWMVEQQMCIALIREHEVLHESLTTRPIKGVNWTIDSAIIYRQTDAHGAISLLLRDLARRYPDADAEVRRKPPQSIKDDPGLFEEEDAALKNG
- a CDS encoding helix-turn-helix domain-containing protein; translated protein: MQPNLIEQLEARQGAMRVHDVAAFLGEAIDEKSIYRMAARGQMPSFRIGGAICFDPQELAKWLRDRYGVSLPPAKKRPSSHRTHAVSRSMTAA
- a CDS encoding helix-turn-helix domain-containing protein is translated as MKRKFIPAEESFREWKKDPSFVAAYDALENEFALASALIEARSKADMTQEEVAAAMGTTQAVVARLESGKVLPSTRTLERFARATRSRLRISFESNQPALAAKR
- a CDS encoding type II toxin-antitoxin system RelE/ParE family toxin; amino-acid sequence: MASWLVEFLDEGVKASLDALPLDIRASFQRIVELIQAHGLERVREPYVKHLEGPLWEMRMKGKSGIARACYVTAVGKRIVVVHVFVKKTQKTPRRELELALRRAKEVE